In one window of Episyrphus balteatus chromosome 3, idEpiBalt1.1, whole genome shotgun sequence DNA:
- the LOC129916568 gene encoding tudor domain-containing protein 1-like: protein MKQSILKQILHPGDTFRVNIVHIENPQRFFVIKFTDLDELTKLEYEMDIEYSKGKQTHIIYFPKLHMCCALCIEEKWYRGSIEEINGNGPNDIRVRLVDDGRSITVGWHQLHTLKDRFIAWREFAFECSLADIKPLKENNYKWTDTTITEFIRMTSSLHLQITITSSNQFRYQVVLNVEKRYLDINLGGLLVKCKHALSTGPNSAIISPSLPYWAKLIQDDKQQTLTSWYENFKKTLKSLPIDSEDLEDLELFEKLNISNSENSDLLENSTEIVPEWLPAEPIEKTVFTAFPTYVDYDASIYLHDADKHSLLNWICKKNNEQVNSDLDRSIDDNWAPGEACLARYYLDRCWYRAVIQRSLPNNKFEVRFVDYGNIESCEVVDLYRMTPFANIPIQAVRFTIQGIRPKDGRETFGFNVLDLIHGVVVDKMCAVIVAYGEENKDVKKCSIRCNGNDLGKYLIKNGCVSVNDYDDE from the exons ATGAAACAAAGTATTCTAAAGCAAATTCTTCATCCTGGTGATACATTTCGTGTTAATATAGTCCATATTGAGAATCCTCaacgtttttttgttataaag TTCACTGATTTAGATGAACTTACTAAATTAGAATATGAAATGGATATTGAATATTCTAAAGGCAAACAAACTCATAtcatatattttccaaaactGCATATGTGCTGCGCACTGTGTATCGAAGAGAAATGGTATCGAGGTAGTATCGAAGAGATAAATGGAAACGGGCCAA ATGACATCCGTGTACGACTAGTAGATGATGGGCGCTCAATAACAGTGGGCTGGCATCAATTACACACCCTGAAGGACCGATTTATAGCTTGGCGAGAATTTGCCTTTGAATGTTCTTTAGCTGACATCAAACCATTGAAAGAAAACAACTATAAGTGGACAGATACGACCATTACCGAATTTATTCGAATGACATCAAGTCTACATTTACAAATTACCATCACATCAAGCAATCAATTTCGATACCAAGTCGTTTTGAATGTTGAAAAGAGGTATCTGGACATCAATTTAGGAGGATTGCTGGTTAAATGCAAACATGCCTTATCCACAGGTCCAAATTCGGCTATTATCAGTCCTAGTCTGCCCTATTGGGCTAAACTAATACAAGATGacaaacaacaaacacttaCAAGCTGGTATGAGAATTTTAAAAAGACTCTGAAATCTTTACCAATTGATTCGGAAGACTTGGAAGACCttgaattatttgaaaaattaaatatttcaaatagtgAAAACAGTGATTTACTTGAGAATAGTACAGAGATTGTACCTGAATGGCTTCCTGCTGAGCCAATAGAGAAGACAGTTTTTACAGCCTTCCCAACTTATGTTGACTATGATGCCAGTATATACTTACATGATGCTGATAAGCACAGCCTCCTCAattggatttgtaaaaaaaataatgagcaAGTTAATTCGGATTTGGATAGGTCAATTGATGACAATTGGGCTCCTGGTGAAGCATGTTTGGCACGATATTATTTAGATCGTTGTTGGTATCGTGCTGTAATTCAGCGTTCTTTGCCAAATAACAAATTTGAGGTACGATTTGTTGATTATGGGAATATAGAAAGTTGTGAGGTGGTGGATTTATACCGGATGACTCCTTTTGCTAATATCCCAATTCAAGCTGTTCGATTTACTATTCAAGGAATTCGTCCCAAAGATGGTAGAGAAACATTTGGTTTCAATGTTTTGGATCTTATTCATGGTGTTGTTGTCGATAAGATGTGTGCAGTTATAGTTGCTTATGGAGAGGAAAATAAGGATGTAAAAAAATGTAGTATTCGTTGTAATGGCAATGATTTGGGAAAGTATCTCATTAAAAATGGATGTGTTAGTGTTAATGACTATGATGATGaataa